From Nitrospirota bacterium, the proteins below share one genomic window:
- a CDS encoding prephenate dehydrogenase/arogenate dehydrogenase family protein, whose protein sequence is MAGSAHRYRQVAIVGVGLIGGSLGMVLRRQELAGSVVGIGRRIENLKTAVELGAIDRYVADPKDGVCDADLVVLATPVDTYERHLKDWANCLKPGAIVTDVGSVKGALVEQAERLMPDGVRFVGAHPIAGKEKTGVAAGSATLFMGARCILTPTSRTDPQALQAIRELWEAAGSIVMCMDPFVHDRILGAVSHLPHVAAFALINALTEIRERTTPDLDLCNHSGGGLRDTTRIAASSPEMWRDIFLRNRDNIVALIEVYERHLEELKRLIQAGDGPGIEKELERAKRVREQLN, encoded by the coding sequence ATGGCCGGATCTGCTCACCGCTACAGACAAGTTGCCATCGTCGGAGTCGGGCTGATCGGTGGCTCACTGGGCATGGTCCTCCGGCGACAGGAATTGGCCGGCTCCGTCGTCGGCATCGGTCGGCGCATCGAGAACTTGAAGACGGCCGTGGAACTCGGCGCCATCGACCGCTATGTCGCCGACCCCAAGGACGGCGTCTGCGACGCGGATCTGGTGGTCCTCGCCACGCCGGTCGATACGTATGAACGGCATTTGAAAGATTGGGCGAATTGCTTGAAGCCGGGCGCGATCGTCACCGACGTGGGCAGCGTGAAAGGCGCGCTGGTCGAGCAGGCGGAGCGCCTCATGCCGGACGGCGTGCGGTTCGTCGGCGCGCATCCCATCGCCGGGAAAGAAAAGACCGGCGTGGCCGCCGGGTCCGCCACGCTCTTCATGGGGGCCCGCTGCATCCTGACGCCGACGAGCCGCACCGATCCGCAGGCGCTGCAAGCGATCAGGGAACTCTGGGAAGCTGCCGGCTCGATCGTCATGTGCATGGACCCGTTCGTGCATGACCGGATCCTGGGAGCGGTCAGCCACTTGCCCCATGTGGCGGCGTTCGCGCTGATCAACGCCTTGACCGAGATTCGCGAGCGGACGACTCCGGATCTGGACCTGTGCAACCATTCGGGAGGCGGTCTGCGGGACACAACCCGCATCGCCGCCAGTTCTCCCGAGATGTGGCGCGATATCTTTCTCAGGAACCGCGACAACATCGTGGCCCTGATCGAGGTCTATGAACGGCACCTGGAAGAACTCAAGCGGCTCATCCAGGCCGGGGACGGTCCGGGGATCGAAAAGGAACTGGAGCGCGCCAAACGCGTGCGGGAGCAGCTCAACTAG
- the ruvA gene encoding Holliday junction branch migration protein RuvA yields MIASLTGRLAFKAPTHVTLDVQGVGYEVFVPLSTYYALPNLNEVTSLHIHTHLREDAIQLFGFLEPVEKEAFVLLTGVSGIGPKLALGVLSALAVPDLVSAVQAGDVEKLATVPGIGKKSAGRIALELKDKVERLHPASGQAVRATLGHADPVQEDALSALVNLGYRAADVKEVLKRVRSLRGNSLPLTDLIREALKELARG; encoded by the coding sequence ATGATTGCCTCACTGACGGGACGACTGGCGTTCAAGGCGCCGACACACGTGACGCTCGATGTTCAGGGCGTCGGCTACGAAGTGTTCGTTCCGCTCAGCACGTATTACGCGCTTCCCAACCTGAACGAAGTCACCTCGCTTCACATCCATACGCATCTCCGCGAGGATGCCATCCAGCTCTTCGGATTTCTCGAGCCCGTCGAAAAGGAAGCGTTCGTGCTCCTGACCGGCGTCTCCGGAATCGGTCCTAAACTGGCGCTCGGCGTCCTTTCCGCGTTGGCGGTCCCCGATCTCGTCTCCGCCGTGCAGGCCGGCGATGTGGAGAAACTGGCCACGGTGCCCGGCATCGGGAAGAAGTCGGCCGGCCGGATCGCGCTCGAGCTGAAAGACAAAGTGGAGCGCCTGCATCCCGCCTCGGGCCAGGCCGTCCGTGCGACCTTGGGTCACGCCGATCCGGTCCAGGAAGACGCCTTGTCCGCCTTGGTCAACCTCGGGTATCGGGCCGCGGACGTGAAGGAGGTTCTCAAGCGGGTCCGCAGTCTCCGCGGCAACAGTCTCCCGCTGACAGACTTGATCCGCGAAGCCCTCAAAGAACTGGCAAGGGGGTGA
- a CDS encoding PCP reductase family protein: MKFVCLNCETYMNFEKVEQPAEGSLGVFFGCPSCGAKFSMVTNPGETQMVSSLGVKLGGRPAPAEPFEMTRSTLKEEALAGAGQMAAYLNEKIQGGQPAGTSAGAGTTSPASQGKPETKSGGCPFSAMVAQMGLAASGSQAGPGSATSEFTWTPDAKDKLERLPSFVRPMVQSSVEAYARKHGYKTITLQVMDDSKHDSIGVAWTPEAEKRLENIPDFIRPMAKREIERLAKEQGASTITAQIMDEAKEKFMKFM; this comes from the coding sequence ATGAAATTCGTTTGCTTGAACTGCGAAACTTACATGAACTTCGAGAAGGTGGAACAGCCGGCGGAAGGCTCGCTCGGCGTGTTCTTCGGGTGCCCCTCCTGCGGGGCCAAGTTTTCCATGGTGACCAACCCCGGCGAAACGCAGATGGTCAGCTCGCTGGGCGTGAAGTTAGGCGGACGGCCGGCGCCGGCCGAGCCGTTCGAGATGACCCGGAGCACGCTGAAAGAAGAAGCCCTGGCCGGCGCCGGGCAGATGGCGGCCTATCTCAACGAGAAAATTCAAGGCGGGCAACCTGCCGGAACCTCGGCCGGTGCCGGGACGACAAGTCCTGCCAGCCAAGGGAAGCCGGAGACCAAATCGGGCGGGTGCCCGTTTTCGGCGATGGTGGCTCAGATGGGACTCGCTGCGTCGGGAAGCCAGGCGGGGCCCGGTTCGGCGACCTCCGAGTTCACGTGGACTCCGGACGCCAAGGACAAATTGGAGCGCCTCCCGTCGTTCGTCCGCCCGATGGTCCAGAGCAGCGTCGAGGCCTATGCGCGGAAACATGGGTACAAGACCATTACGCTCCAGGTGATGGACGATTCCAAGCACGATTCCATCGGCGTCGCGTGGACGCCGGAGGCCGAAAAGCGGTTGGAAAACATCCCGGACTTCATCAGGCCGATGGCCAAGCGGGAGATCGAACGGCTGGCGAAGGAGCAGGGCGCCTCGACGATCACGGCGCAAATCATGGACGAAGCGAAAGAGAAGTTCATGAAGTTCATGTAA
- a CDS encoding Mrp/NBP35 family ATP-binding protein, translated as MPAAQEKNLKSILSKLQYTDDAKVVQQITEQMKQVQARMAGIKHKIVVMSGKGGVGKSMTTVNLALALARLGYRVGLLDVDLNGPCVPRMLGMHGRSLMITPEGAVPPVGPLGVKVASMDFFLGDASPVRWKGPMDLSPVWLGVMEMNVIREFLADVVWGELDYLLTDLPPGAAADKPPVMAGFIPDLAGAIVVTTPSEVASDVVQKSVTYARDMGIRVLGMVENMSRYRCPSCGAEHELFEGNTGAMCEALDVPLLGRIPFDRTLASTFDKGTPLLDENYPTIQRYREIAERVVTLVEYKKVLAERL; from the coding sequence ATGCCTGCGGCACAAGAGAAAAACCTCAAATCCATTCTGAGCAAACTCCAATACACCGATGATGCGAAGGTGGTCCAGCAGATCACCGAGCAGATGAAGCAGGTGCAGGCCCGCATGGCCGGCATCAAACACAAAATCGTCGTGATGAGCGGCAAAGGCGGGGTCGGCAAGAGCATGACGACGGTCAACCTGGCCCTGGCGCTGGCGCGTCTGGGGTACCGGGTCGGGCTGTTGGACGTGGACCTCAATGGCCCCTGTGTGCCGCGGATGCTCGGCATGCATGGCCGGTCGCTCATGATTACGCCAGAAGGCGCGGTCCCTCCCGTCGGCCCGCTGGGAGTGAAGGTCGCTTCGATGGATTTCTTCCTCGGCGACGCTTCACCGGTCCGCTGGAAGGGCCCGATGGATTTGAGCCCGGTCTGGCTGGGCGTGATGGAGATGAATGTTATCCGGGAGTTCCTCGCGGACGTCGTGTGGGGCGAGTTGGATTATCTCTTGACCGACCTGCCTCCGGGAGCCGCCGCCGACAAGCCGCCCGTCATGGCCGGGTTCATTCCCGACCTTGCCGGTGCGATCGTGGTCACAACCCCGTCCGAAGTCGCGTCCGATGTCGTGCAGAAGTCGGTCACCTATGCGCGCGACATGGGCATCCGGGTGCTCGGGATGGTGGAGAACATGAGCCGGTACCGTTGTCCGTCCTGCGGAGCCGAACATGAGCTCTTCGAAGGCAACACGGGGGCGATGTGCGAGGCGCTGGATGTCCCGCTCCTCGGCAGAATCCCCTTCGATCGGACGCTGGCCTCGACCTTCGACAAAGGAACGCCGTTGCTGGACGAGAATTATCCGACGATCCAGCGATACCGCGAGATTGCGGAACGGGTCGTGACTCTTGTGGAGTACAAGAAGGTGTTGGCGGAAAGGCTCTAA
- a CDS encoding YebC/PmpR family DNA-binding transcriptional regulator, with the protein MGGHSHWATIKRHKAAQDAKRGKIFTRLIRELTIAARQGGDPEGNPRLRLAIAKAKDANMPNDTIKKAIQRGTGELPGVTYEEFTLEGYGPGGTALLLEITSDNRNRTVAEIRSLLTKNHGTMAEAGSVAWQFQKKGTLVVEKDKVDEDRLLSIALDAGAEDVKVGEKTFEVITGPQEFEAVKKALADAKIETSLAEVTFVPQNYIKLEEKSAEQMLKLMEILDEHDDVQKVHANFDISEEVMEKVATAG; encoded by the coding sequence ATGGGCGGCCATAGTCACTGGGCGACCATCAAACGGCACAAGGCTGCGCAGGACGCGAAGCGCGGCAAGATTTTCACCAGACTGATCCGCGAACTGACCATCGCTGCGCGGCAGGGGGGCGATCCGGAAGGCAACCCGCGACTCCGGCTGGCTATTGCGAAGGCCAAAGACGCCAACATGCCGAACGACACGATCAAAAAGGCCATTCAGCGAGGCACCGGAGAGTTGCCCGGCGTGACCTACGAGGAGTTTACCCTCGAGGGGTACGGCCCGGGGGGCACCGCACTGTTGCTCGAAATCACGTCCGACAACCGGAACCGGACCGTCGCGGAGATCCGCAGCCTGTTGACGAAGAACCACGGCACCATGGCCGAAGCCGGCTCGGTGGCTTGGCAGTTCCAGAAAAAAGGCACGCTCGTGGTGGAGAAAGATAAAGTCGACGAAGACCGGCTGCTCTCCATCGCGCTCGACGCTGGCGCTGAGGACGTGAAAGTCGGCGAGAAGACCTTTGAGGTCATCACCGGCCCGCAGGAGTTCGAGGCGGTCAAGAAGGCCCTGGCCGACGCCAAGATCGAAACCTCGCTGGCCGAAGTGACCTTCGTGCCGCAGAATTACATCAAGCTCGAGGAAAAGTCCGCCGAGCAGATGCTCAAGCTCATGGAAATCCTGGACGAGCACGACGACGTCCAGAAAGTTCACGCCAACTTCGACATCTCGGAAGAAGTCATGGAGAAAGTGGCCACGGCGGGGTAG
- a CDS encoding DUF5683 domain-containing protein, producing the protein MEAERSPKSNVNPAVAAFLSALFPGLGQFYNGQWAKGAAFFFVALLLVGALLSSVDVDRFERSLLADEVPSNLGLLLVLTVSLLLLALWSIVDAVHMARRTR; encoded by the coding sequence ATGGAAGCGGAACGTTCGCCGAAGTCGAACGTCAACCCCGCTGTCGCGGCCTTCCTTTCGGCGTTATTCCCGGGTCTCGGCCAGTTCTATAACGGGCAGTGGGCCAAAGGCGCCGCATTTTTCTTCGTCGCCCTTCTGCTGGTCGGCGCTCTGCTCAGTTCGGTTGATGTGGATCGCTTCGAGCGGTCGCTGCTGGCCGACGAAGTTCCCTCAAACCTCGGCCTGCTCCTGGTCCTGACCGTTTCCCTGTTGCTGCTCGCGCTCTGGAGCATTGTGGATGCCGTACATATGGCCAGGCGAACACGCTGA
- the ruvB gene encoding Holliday junction branch migration DNA helicase RuvB: MGERLVTNHHLTEDERGLEASLRPHTLDEYVGQERMKESLRICIEAAKRRGEALDHAIFYGPPGLGKTTIAHVIAHEMGVSIRSTSGLVLAHAGDLAAILSNLQEHDVLFIDEIHRLPASVEEALYPAMEDFQLDLVIGQGPSTRTVKLDLPRFTLVGATTRAGALTSPLRDRFGLVHRLEFYSPVELEAIVRRSASLLGVAIDAEGAAEIAGRARGTPRIVNRLIKRVRDYAQIKAEGRITRQVAQEALAWLGVDSAGFDEMDRKILLTVIEKFGGGPVGVESLAAAVQEDKGTLEDVYEPYLMQAGFLERTARGRQATRLAFEHFKKPKDLLS, from the coding sequence ATGGGAGAGCGTCTGGTGACCAATCATCATCTGACCGAGGACGAGCGAGGGTTGGAAGCCTCGCTTCGGCCGCACACCCTGGATGAATATGTCGGCCAGGAGCGGATGAAGGAATCCCTCCGCATCTGCATCGAGGCCGCCAAACGCCGGGGGGAAGCGCTGGATCATGCGATCTTCTACGGGCCGCCGGGTCTGGGCAAGACCACCATCGCGCATGTGATCGCCCATGAGATGGGCGTTTCCATCCGCTCGACCTCGGGACTCGTGCTGGCCCACGCGGGAGATCTCGCCGCGATTTTGAGCAACCTGCAGGAACACGACGTGCTGTTCATCGACGAGATCCATCGCTTACCGGCTTCGGTCGAAGAAGCCCTCTACCCGGCCATGGAGGATTTCCAGCTTGATCTGGTCATCGGCCAGGGGCCGTCCACCAGGACGGTCAAGCTGGACCTGCCTCGCTTCACCTTGGTCGGTGCGACGACGCGCGCCGGAGCCCTCACGTCCCCTCTGCGGGACCGGTTCGGGCTGGTGCATCGGTTGGAATTTTACTCACCGGTCGAACTGGAGGCGATCGTCCGTCGTTCGGCCAGCCTTCTCGGCGTGGCTATCGACGCTGAAGGGGCGGCGGAGATCGCCGGCCGCGCGCGCGGCACCCCTCGGATCGTGAACCGCCTGATCAAGCGGGTGAGGGACTATGCCCAGATCAAAGCCGAAGGCCGGATCACCAGGCAGGTTGCGCAGGAAGCGCTCGCATGGTTGGGCGTGGACTCCGCCGGCTTTGACGAAATGGATCGGAAGATTCTTTTGACCGTCATCGAAAAGTTCGGCGGGGGACCGGTGGGAGTCGAATCATTGGCTGCTGCGGTCCAGGAAGACAAGGGAACGTTGGAAGACGTCTACGAGCCCTATCTGATGCAAGCGGGATTTCTTGAGCGCACCGCTCGCGGCCGCCAGGCTACCAGGTTGGCCTTCGAACACTTCAAAAAACCAAAAGATTTACTCTCCTGA
- the aroF gene encoding 3-deoxy-7-phosphoheptulonate synthase: protein MIIVLKPEATEREIDHILDRLRELGLKSHISTGQERTIIGVIGDDRILQNQPLTALPGVENVLPILAPWKLVSREFKKDNTVIDVNGVKIGGKKLAIMAGPCAVERLELTVGIAHEVKAAGASILRGGAYKPRTSPYSFQGLGREGLDYLLEAKKQTGLPVVSEILDTRDIELFLEKADIIQIGARNMQNFELLKEVGAYDKPVLLKRGLSATIKEFLLSAEYIMSRGNRNVMLCERGIRTFETQYRNTLDLAAIPTLKELSHLPVIVDPSHATGKWNLVAPMSKAAIAAGADGLLIEVHSNPECALCDGEESIKPPKFKELMYDVKKIAEAVGREV, encoded by the coding sequence ATGATCATCGTACTCAAGCCGGAAGCAACCGAGCGGGAGATCGACCATATTCTGGACCGGCTCCGTGAGCTGGGTCTCAAGTCACACATTTCAACCGGGCAGGAACGCACCATCATCGGGGTCATCGGCGACGATCGCATCCTGCAGAATCAGCCGCTGACCGCCTTGCCCGGCGTGGAGAACGTTCTGCCGATTCTGGCTCCCTGGAAGCTCGTCAGCCGCGAGTTCAAGAAGGACAACACCGTCATCGACGTGAACGGCGTGAAGATCGGCGGCAAGAAACTGGCGATCATGGCCGGCCCTTGCGCCGTGGAACGCCTGGAGTTGACCGTAGGCATCGCTCATGAGGTCAAAGCAGCGGGAGCGAGCATTCTCCGAGGGGGCGCCTACAAGCCGCGCACCTCGCCCTATTCGTTCCAAGGCTTGGGCCGCGAAGGGCTCGATTACCTCCTGGAAGCCAAGAAACAGACCGGCCTGCCGGTTGTCAGTGAGATTCTGGATACCAGAGATATCGAGTTGTTTCTGGAGAAGGCGGACATCATCCAGATCGGCGCCCGGAACATGCAGAACTTCGAGTTGCTCAAGGAGGTCGGCGCCTATGACAAGCCTGTCCTGCTGAAGCGGGGGCTCTCCGCGACGATCAAAGAGTTCCTGTTGTCCGCGGAATACATCATGTCGCGGGGCAACCGGAACGTGATGCTCTGCGAACGCGGGATCCGGACGTTCGAGACCCAATATCGGAACACACTGGACCTGGCGGCGATTCCGACTCTGAAAGAACTGTCCCATCTCCCGGTCATCGTGGACCCCAGCCATGCGACCGGCAAGTGGAACCTGGTCGCGCCGATGTCCAAAGCCGCTATCGCAGCCGGGGCGGACGGATTGCTGATCGAAGTGCATTCCAACCCCGAATGCGCGTTGTGCGACGGCGAGGAATCCATCAAGCCGCCGAAGTTCAAGGAGCTGATGTACGACGTGAAAAAGATCGCGGAGGCGGTCGGCCGCGAGGTGTAA
- the pheA gene encoding prephenate dehydratase, with translation MAADKDLQHYRREIDRIDDEILRLLNERSKNVIEIGRLKKQSDRDANLHTPAREAEIIERLTRRNPGPFPNEAIRPVYREIMSASLSLEGPQKVAYLGPRATFTHMACMQKFGSSAQYMPVTGIKDVFNEVERGRANFGVVPIENTTEGVVNHTLDMFIDSNLLIYGEILQEVSHHLLSKTGSIEDIKKIYSHPHAIAQCRNWLETNLSHIPVSEVASTARAAELCVDEPAAAAIASELAGQLYGLKVVRDRIEDNMNNFTRFLILSQKPPERTGKDKTSLMLSVKDRVGALYDLLRPFASHGINMTKIESRPSRRKAWEYIFFVDIEGHVEEDRVKKALEEVKGRCLFMKILGSYPSHA, from the coding sequence ATGGCTGCTGACAAAGACCTGCAGCACTATCGCCGGGAAATCGACCGGATCGACGACGAAATCCTCCGCCTCCTCAACGAGCGGTCCAAGAACGTCATCGAAATCGGCAGGCTGAAGAAACAATCGGATCGTGACGCGAATCTTCACACCCCGGCCCGCGAGGCGGAGATTATCGAGCGGCTGACGCGCCGGAATCCCGGTCCCTTTCCCAACGAGGCGATCCGGCCGGTGTATCGCGAGATCATGTCCGCGTCGCTGTCCCTCGAAGGCCCGCAGAAGGTCGCCTACCTGGGACCGCGTGCGACCTTCACCCACATGGCTTGCATGCAGAAATTTGGCTCGTCGGCCCAGTACATGCCGGTGACCGGCATCAAAGACGTCTTCAACGAAGTGGAGCGGGGCCGGGCGAATTTCGGCGTCGTGCCGATCGAAAACACGACCGAGGGGGTGGTCAACCACACCTTGGATATGTTCATCGATTCCAATCTTCTCATTTACGGCGAGATCCTGCAGGAAGTCTCGCATCACCTCCTCTCCAAAACCGGGTCGATCGAGGACATCAAAAAGATCTATTCCCATCCGCACGCGATCGCCCAATGCCGGAACTGGCTGGAAACCAATCTGTCGCATATCCCGGTTTCGGAAGTCGCCAGCACAGCGCGCGCCGCAGAACTGTGCGTGGACGAACCGGCCGCTGCCGCCATCGCGTCGGAACTTGCCGGGCAACTCTACGGGTTGAAGGTCGTTCGGGACCGGATCGAAGACAACATGAACAATTTCACCCGGTTTTTGATCCTCTCGCAAAAACCGCCGGAGCGGACGGGAAAAGACAAGACGTCGCTGATGCTCTCCGTGAAAGACCGAGTCGGCGCGCTGTATGACCTGTTACGTCCCTTCGCCTCGCACGGGATCAACATGACCAAGATCGAGTCCCGGCCGTCGCGGCGCAAAGCCTGGGAATACATTTTCTTCGTGGACATCGAAGGGCACGTGGAGGAAGACCGGGTCAAAAAAGCCTTGGAAGAGGTCAAAGGGCGCTGCCTCTTTATGAAGATTTTGGGATCGTACCCGTCGCACGCTTAA
- the hisC gene encoding histidinol-phosphate transaminase gives MALKVHPDIASLSPYVPGKPVEELQRELGLPRAIKLASNENPIGPSPKALAVLGEASATLNRYPDGGAYKLRGALAQRWKVTPDQIVLGNGSDEILGLLARVFVSPGDEAVMADHTFVIYKMEVTAAHGVPVVVPLTDWRHDLPAMADAVTDRTRLLFICNPNNPTGTMVDAAEVEALMARVPNHVVVVFDEAYYEYVRSPVFPDSLAYVKQHRNVVVLRTFSKIYGLAGLRIGYGLTTPEIAGYLNRVRPPFNANSLAQRAALAALDDEEHVAKSRAMNREQMEVVRAGLVALGFRPLPSETNFLYFDVGRDGRGVFEALLREGVIVRHMEGRMLRVTIGLPEENRAFLTALKKVLC, from the coding sequence ATGGCGTTGAAAGTCCACCCCGATATCGCCTCGTTGTCGCCGTATGTGCCGGGCAAGCCGGTGGAGGAGTTGCAGCGCGAGCTGGGCCTGCCTCGAGCGATCAAGCTCGCTTCCAACGAGAATCCGATCGGCCCGTCGCCCAAGGCCTTGGCCGTGTTGGGGGAGGCGTCTGCGACATTGAATCGTTATCCCGACGGTGGCGCCTACAAGCTGCGGGGCGCGTTGGCCCAACGATGGAAGGTCACACCCGATCAGATCGTCCTGGGCAACGGATCCGATGAGATTCTCGGCCTGCTGGCGCGGGTCTTTGTGTCCCCCGGAGACGAAGCCGTGATGGCGGACCACACGTTCGTCATCTATAAGATGGAAGTCACCGCCGCCCACGGCGTTCCGGTGGTCGTGCCGCTCACCGATTGGCGACATGACCTGCCCGCGATGGCCGATGCGGTGACGGATCGCACCAGGCTACTGTTCATCTGCAATCCCAACAATCCCACGGGCACGATGGTCGATGCGGCCGAAGTCGAGGCCTTGATGGCGCGGGTGCCGAACCACGTCGTCGTGGTCTTTGACGAGGCCTATTATGAATATGTCCGCAGCCCGGTGTTTCCGGACAGCCTCGCCTATGTGAAACAGCACCGCAACGTCGTGGTCCTGAGGACATTCTCCAAGATCTACGGCCTGGCCGGACTCCGCATCGGCTACGGACTCACGACGCCGGAGATCGCCGGGTATCTCAATCGGGTCCGCCCCCCGTTCAATGCGAACAGTCTGGCTCAGCGGGCTGCGCTGGCCGCGCTCGATGACGAGGAACACGTCGCCAAGAGCCGCGCGATGAACCGGGAGCAGATGGAGGTTGTCCGCGCGGGACTGGTCGCGCTCGGATTCCGGCCTCTGCCGAGTGAGACGAACTTTCTTTATTTCGATGTCGGAAGGGACGGCCGGGGGGTCTTCGAGGCATTGTTGCGGGAAGGGGTGATCGTCCGGCACATGGAAGGGCGGATGTTGCGGGTCACGATCGGCCTGCCGGAGGAAAATCGCGCGTTCTTGACGGCCTTGAAGAAGGTCTTATGCTAA